The DNA window GCGAGCAGGCCGTCGCGTTCCGTGACATCGGAGATGACCGGCCGGTTGCTGGCGAACCACGGGCCGCGTACCGGGTCGACGCCGTCGAAGAGCCGGGCGGTGGTCACCGGCGCGGCCGGCCGTGCCGCCCACAGCAGGGCGCCGCACGAGCGGGCCAGGGTCTGGTAGTGCGGCGCGTTCAGCCCGGCCCAGCAGACCTCGACCTGGGCCTCGGCGTCTCCGGCCGCGGCCATGGCCTGCCGCAGGTGGACGCTGATGGCGGGAAGGGTGCCGATGGCCTCGTCGACGCTGACCACGGCCACCCGTAACGGGTCCTGCCAGGGCCGGGCGCTGGACGGCATCCGCCACGCCCGCCACACCGCGCGTACCGTCGGGATTGCCGCCGCCGCGGCCACCAGCGCCCGGTCCACCGGATCGAGGACGTCGGCCGGATCGGCGGTGCGGTCCCGCGGAAGCACTATCGACGCCAGGTCTTCCTCAGTCCTCGGCAGGTCGGACAGGAACTGCCACGGCGCCGGCGGGCGTTCTCCGCGCAGCTCCTCCAGCGCCAGGCCGAGGTCGATGTCCCCGCCGCTGAGTGCCAGTTCCTCGCGCAGCGCCGCGATTTCGTCGGCGTCCAGCTGCAGCGGCTGGGAGACTGCCTCGAAGGCAACCGCATGTACGACGTCCAGCCGCCGGCCGGCGGCCAGCGCGTCCCGAGCGTCCGTCAACAGCCGGTCCGGCAGCGAGCCGGCCAACCGCAGCAGCAAGGCGTGCATGGTCTCGTCCCGTGTCTCCACCGGTGCCACGTCCAGCCCTGTGTCCACGTCCACGGTCACTGCCCTCCTTCGCCGCGTCCAGAATTCATCTGTGGCACGCCCAGCGGGCCGGTGGGGGTTCACTCCTCCCGGCCCGAATTCCTATTTGTGCCGCCACCACGACTCGGTGCTGGTCCGGTCTTCCTTACGGAACTCCGTGCTGACCTGGCGGCCGTGCACGATCATTCCCGCGTACCAGGTGCGAGCCACGTAGTTGAACGGCCCCATGTCGAGCGGGCCGGCCTCCCGGGCGTTGGTGACGCAGAAGTCGAACACGTCCCGGCAGAATTCCAGCACCGTTTCCCGCCGGCCGCCGGTGAGCCCGGCGTTGAGCAGCGGGACACCCCGGTTGTCGGACAGGAACTGCAGCAGCTTAGCGCTGCCGCCGTGGTGGTACACCATCCACGGAATGCACAGCGGCGCCGGCTCGTCGCCCAGGTACAGCCGGTCGTCCATCTCCGGGAACGGATCGCGCAGCATCTCCACGTCGGTACCGTCGACGCACCACACCTGGTCGATCTCGGGGTGCTCGCGCAGGTACCGCCAGCAGCACAGCCAGCGGTGGAAGTACGGCGAGCTGAGGGCCCCGCCCGGCGTCACCCGGACGTGCGTGACCAGGTCGGTGTCCGGCTCGTCGAGGCAGTCGTGCAGCACCACCAGCCGCCGCCCGTGCCGCTCGACAGAGCGGCGCAACTCGGCCAGATCGTCGTAGTTCGGGGTCCAGGTGGTGCCGCGCTGCGGGTCGGGCTGCGAGGTGAGGTACGTGGTCAGCACCACGTTCTGCGCCGCCGCACCGACCGGGACGGTGCGGAACTCGCGGTACTCGGCCGAGGTGTAGCTCGCCTCCGACCGGGTCTTGAGGTTACGCACCAGGTGGAAGCGCTCGATGTCCGACACGCTGGAGCCGACCTTGGTGCGCTCGTCGCAACTGAAGATGAAATCTCCGCTGCCGACCACGTCGGCGAACCGGAACGAGGTCAGGCCGGCGTTGTAGATCCGGTTGGACAGGTCCACGTGCTCGTACCCCCACCGGCCGTACCGGGTGTCGTACCCGCCCACCCGGTCCAGCACCCGCCGCTCGAAGTAGAGCATGCAGCCGCGGGGATGGGTGTACGCCCGAAGCTGCGCGTCCTGGTAGATCTCCACCGAGTCGGTCAGCTGGCCACGCGGGGTGTCGGTGAACATGTACATCAGATGCGGCTCGGGGCTGTCGATGTATGGCCGCTCCCAGCCGTCCGCGACCGGCCAGCAGTCGTCGTCGAACAGGAACAGGTGCGTACAGCCCCGCTCGACCAGCAGTTCCAGGCACTTGTTCTTGGCCCGCGCGATGCCGACGTTGCTGTCGAAGCGGAACGTCGCCTCCTCCACCGGCTCGTCGCTGGCGTCGTCGACCACGACGATCGCGGCGCCGCTGGGCGCGTACTTGCGGATCGCCTCCAACGCGGTACGGAACACGGCGCCCCGGTTGTGCGTCGTGATCCCGATGCCCACCGCCGGAAAGTCCGTCTCCTGCATACCCACCTCTTCGGTCGGGCGCCACGGCGCCGCTGCTCGGGCCGCCGTCCGGCCTCGGTCCCGGCCGTCGCGGCAGTGCCGGACGACCCGTCGCCGCCTGCCTTCCGCCGCCGGGCGGGAGGTCGTCCACCTGGGGCACGGCATCGTGGCACCGTCGGGTTCACGGGTCGGCGCGCGAACCGGCGGCGGCGCGGCGGAGGCCGCGGGTACCAGCGCCGGGCGTAGGGATAACCCTCTCCAACTCGGGGGTCCCCACCCGCGGGAGCAGGGGCCGCACCATATCGAGCGACCCGCCCCGGGCGGCACTGTCATGGCATGGCCGAACGAGTGCAGAGCAACCGACCCAGCAGCACGCCGGAGACCGACTCCTACCTGCGTGAACTGATGGACACCTACCAGCAGCCGCTGCTGCGGTACGCGCAGCGGCTGACCGACGGCGACACCGGGCGCGCCGAGGACGCGGTGCAGGAGGCGTTCCTGCGGGCGTGGCGGCACCTGGACCGGCTCACCGGCGACCACGGGTCGGTGCTGGGCTGGCTGCGCCGGGTGGTGCACAACCTGGTGATGGACGGGTACCGCATGAAGAAGGCCCGGCCGACCGAGGTGGACATCGAGAACGCCGCCGAGGTGGCCACGGCGGACCCGATGGCCGGCGTGGTGGACTCCCTGCTGGTCGAGCAGGTGCTGCACGGGCTGTGGCCGGAGCACCGGGCCGCGCTGGTGGAGACGTACCTCAACGGCCGGACCGCGGCCGAGATCAGCGAGACGCTCGGGGTGCCGGTCGGTACGGTGAAGAGCCGGGTGCACTACGCGCTGCGGGCGGCCCGCAAGGCGACGACCAACCACCTGCTCTGTGCGGCGTGAGCCCTTCGGCGCGACCGTGGCGGAAGGCCGTCGCAGCCGATGGGCCGGGCCAGCCGGGCCCGACCGGAGC is part of the Micromonospora olivasterospora genome and encodes:
- a CDS encoding glycosyltransferase family 2 protein, with the protein product MQETDFPAVGIGITTHNRGAVFRTALEAIRKYAPSGAAIVVVDDASDEPVEEATFRFDSNVGIARAKNKCLELLVERGCTHLFLFDDDCWPVADGWERPYIDSPEPHLMYMFTDTPRGQLTDSVEIYQDAQLRAYTHPRGCMLYFERRVLDRVGGYDTRYGRWGYEHVDLSNRIYNAGLTSFRFADVVGSGDFIFSCDERTKVGSSVSDIERFHLVRNLKTRSEASYTSAEYREFRTVPVGAAAQNVVLTTYLTSQPDPQRGTTWTPNYDDLAELRRSVERHGRRLVVLHDCLDEPDTDLVTHVRVTPGGALSSPYFHRWLCCWRYLREHPEIDQVWCVDGTDVEMLRDPFPEMDDRLYLGDEPAPLCIPWMVYHHGGSAKLLQFLSDNRGVPLLNAGLTGGRRETVLEFCRDVFDFCVTNAREAGPLDMGPFNYVARTWYAGMIVHGRQVSTEFRKEDRTSTESWWRHK
- a CDS encoding sigma-70 family RNA polymerase sigma factor, coding for MAERVQSNRPSSTPETDSYLRELMDTYQQPLLRYAQRLTDGDTGRAEDAVQEAFLRAWRHLDRLTGDHGSVLGWLRRVVHNLVMDGYRMKKARPTEVDIENAAEVATADPMAGVVDSLLVEQVLHGLWPEHRAALVETYLNGRTAAEISETLGVPVGTVKSRVHYALRAARKATTNHLLCAA